A single window of Sphingobium sp. SCG-1 DNA harbors:
- a CDS encoding response regulator, with product MNTNVLIVEDDPALRTLLTRSLQQNGFSANPTGSAAEAWAALEEGGVDIIVLDVMLPGTNGLDMCREIRRERDVPIIFLSAKGTEVDRIVGLEVGADDYLAKPFDTRELIARIRAVLRRGGMDRRQDAAGYREAHFDGWTVHFPRRQLLSPANAVVELTGAEFDLLTAFLENPQRVIAREKLIELSKARLGDASERSIDVLISRLRRKITHGNMRAPIVTVRGTGYMFSTEVTRE from the coding sequence ATGAATACCAATGTCTTGATCGTGGAGGACGATCCCGCGCTCCGCACGTTGCTGACGCGTTCGCTCCAACAAAATGGGTTTTCCGCTAATCCCACAGGCTCGGCGGCGGAAGCATGGGCCGCGCTTGAGGAGGGGGGTGTCGACATCATCGTTCTTGACGTGATGCTTCCCGGTACAAACGGCTTGGACATGTGTCGTGAAATACGCCGGGAAAGAGATGTGCCGATCATCTTCCTCAGCGCGAAGGGAACGGAAGTGGATCGCATCGTTGGCCTGGAAGTGGGAGCCGACGATTATCTGGCCAAGCCCTTTGACACGCGGGAACTGATTGCCCGGATACGAGCAGTCCTGCGGAGAGGTGGCATGGATCGCAGACAGGATGCGGCCGGCTATCGCGAAGCCCATTTTGATGGATGGACTGTCCACTTCCCAAGGCGTCAGCTTCTGTCACCGGCGAACGCTGTCGTCGAACTCACAGGTGCGGAATTCGACCTGCTGACGGCTTTTCTCGAAAATCCGCAAAGGGTCATCGCACGTGAAAAACTGATCGAGTTGTCGAAGGCGAGATTGGGCGATGCCTCCGAACGCAGCATCGACGTCTTGATTAGCCGTCTTCGTCGCAAGATCACTCATGGGAACATGCGTGCGCCGATCGTAACAGTCCGGGGCACCGGGTATATGTTCAGCACGGAAGTCACGCGGGAATAG
- a CDS encoding PilZ domain-containing protein, whose amino-acid sequence MSRSDALALKPKTFIERAPRQNLSCTAEISGPTVPTFQSRVRNISSSGMLIDHYGHVSVGDVVISKLPGADDMVGTIVRVRDGTAGVRFLSAFDVNGYRSSL is encoded by the coding sequence ATGTCTAGATCTGATGCCCTAGCGTTAAAGCCCAAGACGTTCATAGAGCGTGCCCCTCGGCAGAACCTGAGCTGCACGGCAGAAATCTCCGGTCCCACCGTGCCGACATTTCAAAGCAGGGTACGCAACATTTCCAGTTCCGGTATGCTGATCGACCATTACGGCCATGTCAGCGTCGGCGATGTGGTTATATCAAAGCTGCCTGGCGCTGACGATATGGTGGGCACAATTGTGCGAGTACGCGACGGCACCGCCGGGGTAAGATTTCTGTCGGCGTTTGACGTCAACGGCTACCGCAGCAGCCTTTGA
- a CDS encoding methyl-accepting chemotaxis protein, with translation MQLQDILKLAFEVHRVTEEKIGVIDDLTRRTNTLSLNARIEATRAGIQGSAFAVVAQEMSEFAKEVALLSTELRSAIGSNMARIETAGERMMLDFRGARFSDLARNVVEIMDRNLYERSCDVRWWATDSAVVDAVCSQDGSNVLAHASNRLATILRSYTVYLDLWIVDLKGRIVANGRGDRYPGLCGTDVSSAEWFQKALKTQSGDDFAVCNISRNPLLEDAAVAAYSTAIRRDGDTIGEPVGVLGIFFDWEPQAQAVISNIALSDDEKTGSRVMLLDAGLRVIASSDKRGVLTETFNLKPDGQKQGFYTDGRRLVSFALTPGYETYAGLGWYGCIESTGSLYANVAND, from the coding sequence TTGCAGTTGCAAGATATTCTGAAGCTGGCCTTTGAAGTACATCGCGTTACCGAAGAGAAGATTGGCGTAATTGACGATCTGACTAGGCGCACCAACACCCTGTCTCTTAACGCTCGAATAGAAGCCACGCGGGCGGGCATTCAGGGATCGGCATTTGCCGTCGTGGCGCAGGAGATGTCTGAATTTGCTAAGGAAGTCGCTTTATTGTCGACAGAGTTACGAAGCGCCATAGGATCGAACATGGCGCGAATAGAAACGGCGGGAGAAAGGATGATGCTCGACTTCCGGGGTGCAAGATTTTCGGATCTCGCGCGGAACGTCGTGGAGATCATGGACCGCAATTTATACGAGCGTTCTTGCGACGTTCGTTGGTGGGCGACTGACAGCGCGGTAGTAGATGCAGTCTGTAGCCAAGATGGCAGCAACGTGCTGGCCCATGCCAGCAATCGGCTCGCGACGATCCTTCGCTCCTATACGGTCTATCTTGACCTGTGGATCGTTGATTTGAAAGGGCGTATTGTCGCCAATGGCCGTGGAGATCGCTACCCGGGCCTCTGTGGAACAGACGTGTCTAGCGCCGAGTGGTTCCAGAAGGCGTTGAAGACGCAGAGTGGCGACGACTTTGCGGTCTGCAACATCAGCCGCAACCCGCTCTTGGAGGATGCTGCGGTCGCGGCCTATTCCACTGCGATCCGCCGTGACGGTGATACCATAGGCGAGCCGGTGGGTGTATTGGGCATATTCTTCGACTGGGAGCCGCAGGCGCAGGCAGTTATCAGCAACATCGCACTCAGCGATGATGAGAAGACCGGAAGCCGGGTCATGCTGCTCGACGCGGGCCTCCGAGTCATAGCATCGTCTGACAAGCGGGGTGTTCTGACGGAAACGTTCAATTTGAAGCCAGATGGCCAGAAGCAGGGGTTCTATACAGATGGCCGGCGGTTGGTATCATTCGCGTTGACACCGGGCTACGAAACCTATGCGGGCCTTGGTTGGTATGGCTGCATCGAAAGCACCGGCTCGCTGTACGCCAATGTCGCTAACGACTGA
- a CDS encoding sensor histidine kinase, producing the protein MQHLTEVLLNSRVPGFILCGPQRIVIYNGAFAQLLDARHPNAFGKPFAEAFPESEEASYQFDEAFDGKPGIVRNFLWPTADHTIRPPHIFDLELTPVTDDKLRVSWVQVRVTSLRTDPAQFATDREREAAEIADPPLKLTRILEQSEERLRLALDVAGLAIWDWNVKTGKVIWSDEHYRMAGYEVGEVEPGLEKWADRVHPEDRLSALAKLNEARESGVPYIHELRFQHPNGRIVWASAFGRFFFDAVGEAERMIGAMYDITEQRSVTQRQQLVLSELQHRSRNLIGLIDSIARKTLMRSASMEDFAIDLGHRLSALARVQAFTAQIERGGGVTFRELLLSELSAHGALLDEDEFAEKVTLEGEADVYLSPDMVQTFALALHELATNATKYGALKDQGHLLVRWDVQDTDREGETLLSVEWLESGVDTAYDASSTSGGYGRELIERALPYELGATTSYEIDAGVVRCTIALPMLSVGKGSPTSAA; encoded by the coding sequence TTGCAGCATCTGACAGAAGTTCTGCTCAACAGCCGGGTGCCCGGCTTCATACTTTGCGGACCGCAGCGGATTGTCATCTATAATGGCGCTTTCGCACAATTGCTTGATGCCCGTCATCCCAACGCATTCGGTAAGCCATTTGCTGAAGCATTTCCGGAATCTGAAGAAGCTTCGTACCAGTTTGACGAGGCGTTCGACGGAAAGCCGGGGATAGTCCGAAACTTCTTATGGCCGACAGCCGATCATACCATCCGACCCCCTCATATCTTCGACCTGGAGCTAACCCCGGTAACTGACGACAAGCTCAGGGTTTCGTGGGTCCAGGTTCGCGTCACGAGCTTGAGGACTGATCCAGCCCAATTCGCCACAGACAGGGAGCGTGAGGCTGCTGAAATCGCTGATCCTCCTCTCAAGCTGACGAGAATACTCGAACAAAGCGAAGAAAGGCTGAGGCTTGCCCTGGATGTCGCTGGCCTCGCCATCTGGGACTGGAATGTGAAGACGGGGAAAGTGATCTGGTCGGACGAGCATTACCGGATGGCGGGTTATGAAGTCGGTGAAGTCGAACCTGGTTTAGAGAAATGGGCCGATCGCGTTCATCCAGAGGATCGACTTTCGGCATTGGCAAAACTCAATGAGGCGCGTGAGAGTGGAGTCCCCTATATTCACGAGTTGCGCTTTCAGCATCCAAATGGACGCATCGTCTGGGCGTCAGCTTTTGGCCGCTTCTTCTTTGATGCAGTCGGGGAAGCCGAACGGATGATCGGCGCAATGTACGACATAACGGAGCAGCGATCGGTGACGCAAAGACAACAACTTGTGCTGAGCGAGTTACAGCACCGTTCCCGCAACTTGATTGGCCTCATAGATTCCATCGCGCGTAAAACGCTCATGCGTTCCGCCTCGATGGAGGACTTCGCCATAGATTTGGGGCACCGGCTCAGCGCGTTGGCCCGCGTGCAGGCATTCACGGCACAGATAGAACGGGGAGGGGGCGTGACTTTTCGTGAGTTGCTGCTTTCCGAGCTTTCTGCCCACGGGGCCTTGCTGGATGAAGACGAGTTTGCCGAAAAGGTGACTCTTGAAGGGGAAGCGGATGTGTATCTGTCTCCTGATATGGTGCAGACCTTCGCCCTGGCTCTCCATGAACTTGCAACTAACGCAACTAAATACGGGGCACTGAAGGATCAGGGCCACTTGTTGGTCAGATGGGACGTGCAGGACACGGACAGGGAGGGAGAAACACTCTTGAGCGTGGAATGGCTGGAAAGCGGGGTCGACACGGCCTACGATGCGTCTTCGACTTCTGGGGGATATGGCCGGGAGCTGATCGAACGTGCTCTGCCTTATGAGCTTGGCGCAACGACGTCATATGAGATCGACGCCGGAGTTGTGCGTTGTACGATAGCGCTTCCTATGCTTTCGGTGGGGAAAGGTTCTCCCACCTCCGCAGCCTGA